One stretch of Microplitis mediator isolate UGA2020A chromosome 9, iyMicMedi2.1, whole genome shotgun sequence DNA includes these proteins:
- the LOC130675074 gene encoding histone H2B-like, which translates to MPPKPSGKAVQKSGKAQKNITKSDKKGRKKKRKESYAIYTYKVLKQVHPDTGVSSKAMSIINSFVNDIFERIAAEASRLAHYNKRSTITSREIQTAVRLLLPGELAKHAVSEGTKAVTKYTSPK; encoded by the coding sequence ATGCCGCCTAAGCCTAGTGGTAAAGCCGTCCAGAAGTCTGGCAAAGCCCAGAAAAACATCACCAAGAGTGACAAGAAAGGGCGCAAGAAGAAACGCAAGGAAAGTTACGCCATTTACACCTACAAAGTGTTGAAACAAGTTCATCCTGACACTGGAGTCTCCAGTAAAGCCATGAGCATCATAAACAGCTTCGTCAATGACATCTTCGAGCGAATTGCTGCTGAAGCTTCGAGACTTGCGCACTACAACAAGCGGTCAACCATCACCTCTCGGGAAATTCAAACTGCAGTTCGTCTTCTGCTTCCTGGTGAATTAGCCAAGCACGCCGTCAGTGAAGGAACCAAAGCTGTCACCAAATATACTAGCCCCAAATAA